A DNA window from Calliphora vicina chromosome 1, idCalVici1.1, whole genome shotgun sequence contains the following coding sequences:
- the Ho gene encoding uncharacterized protein Ho yields the protein MSTPKENDKAAEPDMTFTKELRAATKEVHKLSDVLVNAKFAFALSDDSVWYDGLLSFYEIYKFFETHLPEELLPKELHRTAAFEKDFDYYYGENWKDSYEIRPAVRKYLDHLEQVNKTDKLLLFAYAYQMYMALMSGGQLLQKKRMVARKLWPGSSKDAAVEEEIDEQSEKPTDPDDLTTRPMPTQVSICPEGCAATYFPEKISVLKDKLRTTLNNNYGKFDEQMKADFIEESKNVFLFNSDVVRSIKGVNRANLRKLAIVIVFVVGVYFAFKLAKH from the exons atgtctacGCCCAAGGAAAACGATAAGGCTGCGGAGCCGGACATGACCTTTACCAAAGAATTAAGAGCCGCCACAAAAGAAGTCCATAAATTAAGTGATGTCTTAGTTAACGCTAAATTTGCATTTG CTCTATCTGATGACTCTGTTTGGTATGATGGTTTACTAAGTTtctatgaaatttataaatttttcgaaactcATCTACCCGAAGAATTGTTACCAAAGGAACTTCATCGCACAGCAGCATTTGAAAAGGATTTTGACTATTACTATGGAGAAAACTGGAAAGATAGTTATGAAATACGTCCAGCTgttagaaaatatttggatCATTTGGAGCAAGTCAATAAAACTGATAAACTTTTATTGTTTGCCTATGCCTATCAAATGTATATGGCTCTAATGTCAGGTGGACAATTGTTGCAAAAGAAACGTATGGTTGCTCGTAAATTATGGCCTGGTAGTAGTAAAGACGCAGCAGTGGAGGAAGAAATTGATGAACAATCTGAGAAGCCTACAGATCCCGATGATTTGACGACACGCCCAATGCCAACACAAGTTTCCATTTGTCCAGAGGGTTGTGCTGCTACATATTTTCCCGAAAAGATTTCGGTGTTAAAGGACAAGCTAAGAACTACATTGAATAATAATTATGGAAAATTTGATGAGCAAATGAAGGCTGATTTCATAGAAGAGAGTAAAAATGTATTTCTGTTTAATAGTGATGTCGTACGCTCAATTAAGGGTGTAAATCGTGCTAATTTACGTAAATTAGCCATTGTTATAGTATTTGTTGTTGGAGTTTATTTTGCCTTTAAGTTggctaaacattaa